One bacterium DNA window includes the following coding sequences:
- a CDS encoding ATP-binding protein, producing the protein MQFALDRFQEEMSLVPVLEQHRKSVKVIVLLFTLTMAALGTANVISQWHSDIKTDGVRWVFSGGRLVADEIYPGSAGFRSGLAAGDVLLSINFQPVILAQDVGKIINDPQTGSRPFQYEITRDGGTFVKLVIPDSKSSRFYFYLAFVGFVILGIGVFAFLKSRSRSFALHFYFLCLAFFGTYAFSNTGRLDTLDWIFYWADEIFLLSLAPVFLHFALYFPEKRGWIPRDKAVFLYVPSLILFAAKLAFTLAYYLWPQTTFIATVEGYLAFENIEISYLFVGLFIGVIVLFLSYARAEDVIHKKQLKMVLAGILAGFGPFCFLWLVSLGVRIPQQALEFALMTQILIPLSLAYALLRYRLMDVDILIKRGMIYTVTTMLLFVMYLLLTVSLLRWILPEASRANITAIASLTTLLAALLFQPLRDRVRAWVDRFYYRDSYDYRRTLVRFSREITSSLDLEQMVGATLSHIRSTFKVDRADILLKVGLNTFECFLDREKRVHPGIALLTRLSKEHSLFVDSLHSIEDELLDDEELLRDLNFNYFIPCKFQQNIVAILGLTKREKGDYLSSEDLDLLLTLANQLAIVIENHHLFFSLKNKADELERLKNFNENILLSLNLGILTLDEKGKVVACNHWVESMLGLNRVMVLGRSLEELFPSEIVVRFQNYNLKAPRKKLEGARFYKTLVENFQHKEIVLNLSFVPLINESDVEYGTILILDDVTHQAKLEEQLTQSEKLSALGLLAAGVAHEVNTPLTGISSYTQMLHQQLTKDTETLDILQKIEQQTFRASKIINTLLDLSRQQPQPFMQIDINTLLHETLVLLKPHFKDFPIEVVEEWDPSNPVILGNEGKLQQVFTNLLLNAKEAMQKGGRLLARTETEGDYVIINIVDTGEGIPERDLKRIYEPFFTTKKGTGPKGTGLGLAITYTILQEHRGSIDVFSEEKKGTHFQIRLPKVKREVHEQTRAYTGD; encoded by the coding sequence ATGCAATTTGCTCTTGACCGTTTTCAAGAGGAAATGTCTTTGGTACCGGTATTGGAGCAGCATCGGAAAAGCGTGAAGGTTATCGTACTTTTGTTTACGCTAACCATGGCTGCGTTGGGTACCGCAAACGTCATTTCCCAGTGGCATTCGGACATCAAAACTGACGGAGTTCGCTGGGTTTTTTCAGGTGGGCGTCTGGTTGCCGATGAAATCTACCCTGGTTCTGCAGGTTTCCGGTCCGGTCTCGCGGCGGGGGATGTTCTTCTTTCGATTAATTTTCAGCCGGTCATCCTGGCTCAGGACGTCGGGAAGATTATCAATGATCCGCAAACCGGATCCCGTCCGTTTCAGTATGAGATCACCCGTGATGGTGGAACGTTCGTAAAGCTGGTCATACCAGACAGTAAGTCCAGCCGTTTTTACTTCTATCTCGCGTTTGTCGGTTTTGTCATTCTCGGCATTGGAGTCTTTGCCTTCCTGAAGAGCAGGAGCCGTTCTTTTGCGCTCCATTTCTATTTTCTTTGTCTTGCATTCTTTGGGACCTATGCATTTTCAAATACAGGCAGGCTGGATACTCTGGATTGGATTTTTTACTGGGCGGATGAGATCTTCCTGCTGTCGCTTGCGCCTGTATTCCTGCATTTCGCCCTTTATTTTCCTGAGAAGCGCGGCTGGATCCCGCGCGATAAAGCCGTTTTTCTGTATGTTCCCTCCCTAATACTGTTCGCCGCCAAGCTGGCTTTCACGCTTGCTTACTATCTGTGGCCTCAGACGACATTCATCGCCACGGTGGAAGGCTATCTGGCCTTTGAAAACATCGAAATTTCCTATCTCTTTGTGGGTCTGTTCATCGGCGTGATCGTACTATTCTTGTCGTACGCAAGAGCGGAGGATGTGATCCACAAAAAGCAGCTGAAGATGGTGCTCGCTGGAATTCTTGCTGGCTTTGGTCCGTTTTGTTTCTTGTGGCTTGTTTCTCTCGGCGTTCGAATCCCGCAACAGGCGCTCGAATTTGCCCTGATGACTCAGATTCTAATTCCCCTGTCTCTTGCCTATGCGCTTTTGCGCTATCGTCTGATGGATGTAGACATCCTGATCAAGCGCGGAATGATTTATACCGTCACCACGATGCTGCTTTTCGTTATGTATCTCCTTCTGACGGTTTCCTTGCTGCGTTGGATTTTGCCGGAAGCTTCCAGAGCCAATATCACCGCGATTGCATCCCTTACGACGCTGCTGGCTGCGCTTCTTTTTCAACCCTTGCGGGACCGCGTGCGCGCATGGGTGGATCGCTTCTACTATCGTGACAGTTACGATTATCGCAGGACCCTTGTCCGATTCAGCCGGGAAATTACTTCCTCACTGGATCTCGAACAAATGGTGGGAGCAACTCTCAGCCACATCAGATCTACATTCAAAGTGGACCGTGCTGATATTTTGTTGAAAGTGGGCCTGAACACTTTTGAGTGCTTCCTGGACAGGGAGAAACGGGTTCATCCCGGAATCGCTCTTCTTACACGCCTGTCAAAGGAACATTCCTTGTTCGTTGATTCCCTCCATTCTATTGAAGATGAGCTTCTGGATGATGAAGAGTTGCTTCGCGACCTTAATTTTAATTACTTCATTCCCTGCAAGTTTCAGCAGAATATCGTCGCTATTCTCGGTTTGACGAAACGGGAAAAAGGGGATTACCTCTCGAGCGAAGATCTGGACTTGCTGCTCACGCTTGCGAATCAGCTCGCGATTGTGATTGAAAACCACCATCTGTTTTTCAGTCTAAAGAACAAAGCGGATGAGCTTGAACGTTTGAAGAATTTTAATGAAAACATTTTGCTCAGCCTCAATCTGGGAATCCTCACGCTCGACGAAAAGGGAAAAGTGGTTGCCTGCAATCACTGGGTCGAATCGATGCTCGGTCTAAACCGCGTGATGGTCCTCGGGCGTTCGCTGGAAGAACTTTTTCCGTCGGAAATTGTGGTTCGGTTTCAAAATTACAATCTGAAAGCTCCGCGGAAGAAATTAGAAGGAGCCCGGTTTTATAAAACTCTGGTAGAGAATTTTCAACATAAAGAGATTGTTTTGAATCTCTCTTTCGTGCCGTTAATCAACGAATCGGATGTGGAATATGGGACCATTCTGATTCTTGATGATGTCACGCATCAGGCCAAACTCGAAGAGCAGCTTACACAGTCCGAAAAGCTGTCCGCGCTTGGATTATTGGCGGCCGGTGTTGCTCATGAAGTCAATACGCCGCTCACAGGGATTTCCAGTTATACGCAAATGCTGCACCAACAGCTGACGAAGGACACGGAAACTCTCGATATTCTTCAAAAGATCGAGCAGCAGACTTTCCGTGCGTCCAAGATCATTAATACGCTTCTGGATCTTTCGCGTCAGCAGCCGCAGCCTTTCATGCAAATAGATATCAATACGTTACTCCACGAAACTCTCGTCTTGCTCAAACCTCACTTTAAGGATTTTCCCATCGAGGTTGTGGAAGAGTGGGATCCGTCGAATCCTGTGATTCTCGGAAATGAAGGTAAGCTGCAACAAGTGTTCACAAACCTCCTGTTGAACGCTAAAGAGGCGATGCAGAAGGGTGGTCGACTTCTTGCTCGAACGGAAACGGAAGGAGACTACGTGATCATCAACATTGTGGATACGGGTGAAGGAATTCCTGAAAGAGATTTAAAACGGATCTACGAGCCGTTTTTTACTACAAAGAAAGGAACCGGCCCAAAAGGCACCGGATTGGGTTTGGCGATCACTTATACAATCCTTCAGGAGCATCGGGGCAGCATTGATGTGTTTTCTGAAGAGAAGAAAGGAACTCATTTCCAGATCCGCTTACCAAAAGTAAAGAGGGAAGTCCATGAGCAGACAAGAGCGTATACTGGTGATTGA
- a CDS encoding sigma-54 dependent transcriptional regulator: protein MSRQERILVIDDEEVVREVFHRLLRSEGYQAELCISGEEGLRLIREREFDAVILDVMMNGIGGLATLNELRKMDSDIPVIMVTAYASLENAIECMKQGAFDYITKPFKNDEVMLSIQKAIEQRTLLRENKNLKSQLKGIYGFENIVGHSEQMRKVFDLVSQVAPSRSTILITGESGTGKELIAKAIHYHSPRAGKPFVVVNSGSLPPDLLESNLFGHMKGSFTGAIASKKGLFEVADGGSIFLDEIGNIHLDTQSKLLRVIQEKEFMRVGGVETVHVDVRIIAATNSELYTLVKDGKFREDLYYRLNVISIQLPALRERMDDIPLLADYFIQKYCRENDKPSLHLTPQALNALMDYHWPGNVRELENVIERAVVLCRGETITVDLLPENIWNKSKPYMIADTNLPFKDKVDQYRKLLILDALQKAAGVQKEAARMLRIKPTTLNEMIKRYNIKSPV, encoded by the coding sequence ATGAGCAGACAAGAGCGTATACTGGTGATTGATGATGAAGAAGTCGTACGTGAAGTTTTTCATCGACTCCTCAGATCAGAAGGTTACCAGGCTGAGCTTTGCATTTCGGGGGAAGAAGGTTTAAGGCTCATTCGGGAAAGGGAATTCGACGCCGTCATTCTGGATGTCATGATGAATGGCATCGGCGGCCTTGCCACATTGAACGAACTCCGCAAAATGGATTCTGATATTCCTGTCATCATGGTTACCGCCTATGCTTCGCTGGAAAACGCGATTGAATGCATGAAGCAAGGCGCTTTCGACTACATAACCAAACCTTTCAAAAATGACGAGGTGATGCTGTCCATTCAGAAGGCGATTGAGCAGCGCACTTTATTGCGCGAGAACAAGAATCTTAAATCGCAGCTGAAGGGCATTTACGGTTTTGAAAATATTGTCGGGCACAGCGAACAGATGCGAAAAGTCTTCGATCTCGTTTCTCAAGTTGCTCCAAGCCGGAGCACGATTCTGATAACAGGCGAAAGCGGAACAGGAAAGGAGCTGATTGCAAAAGCGATTCACTATCATTCACCGCGTGCCGGTAAACCATTTGTTGTTGTGAATTCCGGAAGCCTGCCGCCGGATTTGCTGGAAAGTAATTTATTCGGTCACATGAAGGGCTCTTTTACGGGAGCGATCGCAAGCAAGAAAGGGTTGTTTGAAGTGGCTGATGGTGGAAGCATCTTTTTGGACGAAATTGGAAACATTCATCTGGACACCCAATCGAAACTCTTGCGCGTCATTCAGGAGAAAGAGTTCATGCGGGTCGGCGGTGTCGAAACCGTTCATGTGGATGTTCGGATCATTGCGGCAACAAACAGCGAACTCTACACTCTGGTCAAAGATGGAAAGTTCCGCGAAGATCTGTACTACCGCCTCAACGTAATCAGTATTCAGCTTCCTGCGCTTCGGGAGAGGATGGATGATATTCCACTTCTTGCCGACTATTTTATTCAGAAATACTGCAGGGAAAACGACAAACCTTCGCTGCATCTCACACCGCAGGCCCTGAATGCGCTCATGGATTATCATTGGCCGGGAAACGTGCGGGAACTCGAGAATGTCATTGAGCGGGCTGTGGTGCTTTGCCGGGGGGAAACGATCACAGTCGACCTGCTTCCCGAAAACATCTGGAACAAATCCAAACCTTATATGATCGCGGACACAAATCTTCCTTTTAAGGACAAAGTCGATCAATACCGGAAACTTTTGATACTGGACGCACTGCAAAAAGCGGCGGGTGTGCAAAAGGAGGCAGCGCGCATGCTTCGGATCAAACCGACCACCCTCAATGAGATGATCAAACGCTACAACATCAAGTCGCCGGTATAA
- a CDS encoding response regulator, whose product MGNTILLADKSSTIQKIVQLTFADDNFNIHTVSDGEAALDAILQVHPDLILADISLPLKNGYDICSTVRKDSRFSDCSRIPVILLAGIYETMDEERAHQVEERVKQVEANDFLSKPFDPQLLISKVKHYLAGAAPESRPSTSVFNEEPESGGINLFDTEPEYQPPDDNEKTMMLPGGPFGSGFSPEPSEEETPQKTSRPDVDIDSVKPVGEVVFGEEGFPAVELGAEEEEEEKNLFGASEEKETITGAEIPFSGREEQEFEYTSGPVLEVSAALESESEGSIPLILPDSEEPFDDVFQEPQPEMQWGSPSVSEEDSPFGMPELHTAPPEPIQEVEAPLEIQESATLVEPLAMAEPEQPVPTEVEGFDDTWPGLSIKANKAQPVEELFESEVVRISPVEDVEELQPDIAEALQEKPESIAPGVEEPQLKAAPAANAQITDELIDRIAERVLNKLSERVVSEIVWQVVPDLAEKMIRRELEKLHAGEE is encoded by the coding sequence ATGGGGAACACGATTTTACTGGCCGATAAAAGCTCAACAATCCAGAAGATTGTTCAGCTCACATTTGCTGACGACAATTTCAACATTCATACCGTCAGTGATGGCGAAGCTGCGCTCGATGCAATTCTCCAGGTCCATCCCGACCTCATTCTGGCTGACATCAGTTTGCCATTGAAAAACGGCTATGACATCTGTTCCACCGTCCGGAAGGATTCGCGATTCAGTGATTGTTCGCGCATCCCTGTGATTCTGCTCGCTGGAATCTATGAAACCATGGATGAAGAACGGGCACACCAGGTGGAAGAGCGGGTCAAACAAGTTGAGGCAAACGATTTTCTTTCCAAGCCCTTTGATCCGCAGTTGCTGATCAGCAAAGTGAAGCACTACCTTGCCGGAGCCGCTCCTGAAAGTCGTCCTTCAACGTCTGTATTTAACGAGGAACCGGAAAGTGGCGGAATCAATTTATTTGACACGGAACCCGAGTATCAGCCTCCCGATGACAATGAAAAAACAATGATGCTTCCAGGTGGTCCCTTCGGATCGGGTTTTTCGCCTGAACCTTCCGAAGAGGAGACGCCACAAAAGACTTCAAGACCTGATGTGGATATTGATTCTGTTAAACCGGTTGGCGAAGTGGTTTTTGGTGAAGAAGGCTTTCCTGCAGTGGAACTAGGCGCTGAGGAAGAAGAAGAGGAGAAGAATCTTTTTGGTGCGTCTGAAGAAAAGGAGACTATCACAGGCGCAGAGATTCCTTTTTCAGGACGCGAAGAACAGGAATTTGAGTACACGTCAGGTCCTGTGCTGGAAGTTTCCGCGGCACTGGAATCGGAATCGGAAGGATCCATTCCATTAATATTGCCGGATTCAGAAGAACCATTCGATGATGTTTTTCAGGAACCACAACCCGAGATGCAATGGGGTTCTCCATCGGTTTCAGAAGAAGATTCTCCTTTTGGAATGCCTGAGCTGCATACAGCGCCTCCTGAACCAATACAGGAAGTGGAAGCTCCGTTGGAGATTCAGGAGTCGGCGACACTTGTCGAACCGCTGGCGATGGCGGAACCTGAACAGCCGGTCCCGACGGAAGTGGAAGGTTTTGACGACACATGGCCCGGCCTGTCTATAAAAGCGAATAAGGCGCAGCCAGTCGAAGAGTTGTTCGAATCAGAAGTGGTGCGCATTTCGCCGGTTGAAGATGTTGAAGAGCTTCAACCGGATATTGCAGAGGCTCTGCAGGAAAAGCCGGAATCGATAGCACCGGGAGTAGAAGAACCACAGTTAAAGGCGGCTCCGGCAGCGAACGCACAGATAACAGACGAACTCATCGATCGTATCGCAGAAAGAGTGTTGAACAAATTGTCTGAACGCGTCGTTTCTGAGATTGTCTGGCAAGTTGTACCGGATCTGGCGGAGAAAATGATCCGGCGCGAGCTGGAGAAACTTCACGCGGGGGAAGAATAG